From a single Micromonospora carbonacea genomic region:
- the pknB gene encoding Stk1 family PASTA domain-containing Ser/Thr kinase has protein sequence MTAQARLLGGRYQVGELLGYGGMAEVHRGRDLRLGRDVAIKMLRADLARDATFQMRFRREAQNAASLNHPAIVAVYDTGEETGPTGETLPFIVMEFVNGRTLKEVLGVEGRLQPRRALEICADMCAALEFSHRHGIIHRDIKPGNVMLTQTGQVKVMDFGIARALASGATTMTQTSAVIGTAQYLSPEQARGEAVDARSDVYAGGCVLFELLCGHPPFVGDSPVSVAYQHVREAPPTPSDINPDVNPAVDAIVLKALSKNPLNRYQSAGEMRADLLRAAAGRPVLATPVMREAETAPMSAAGSGYPTQVVGGAATRQQPPARVGDPRQRRASSWVIATFAALGVLAIIALITAFLMNGSGTEKIAVPDLTGQTQAAAVSQLEQAGLVPAVGDPIANSTCKKDTVAAQQPPPTTQLEKGRGVTIQICSGKPEVTIPNGLVGSQFDNVEPQLKALKLKVVKKEVSSSSPEGIVTSVSPKSGTKVAEESTVTLEVSRGNVRQVPNVVGSSANDAKRELEQAGYVVQIVDGDEVPADQAGKVSGQNPRGGTELERGKRVTIEVDIPEPTPDPTEPTGGPPTPTPTPTEDGGGNGGGFPFPTPPVRPNQD, from the coding sequence ATGACAGCGCAGGCCCGCCTGCTCGGTGGCAGGTATCAGGTCGGCGAGCTGCTCGGCTACGGCGGCATGGCCGAGGTGCACCGCGGCCGTGACCTCCGGCTCGGTCGGGACGTCGCGATCAAGATGCTCCGGGCGGACCTGGCCCGCGACGCCACCTTCCAGATGCGGTTCCGCCGCGAGGCGCAGAACGCCGCCTCGCTCAACCACCCGGCCATCGTCGCGGTCTACGACACCGGCGAGGAGACGGGGCCCACCGGCGAGACGCTGCCGTTCATCGTGATGGAGTTCGTCAACGGGCGGACCCTCAAGGAGGTGCTCGGCGTCGAGGGGCGGCTCCAGCCGCGCCGGGCGCTGGAGATCTGCGCCGACATGTGCGCCGCGCTGGAGTTCAGCCACCGGCACGGGATCATCCACCGCGACATCAAGCCCGGCAACGTGATGCTCACCCAGACCGGCCAGGTCAAGGTGATGGACTTCGGCATCGCGCGGGCGCTGGCGTCCGGCGCGACCACGATGACGCAGACCAGCGCGGTCATCGGCACGGCGCAATACCTCTCACCCGAGCAGGCGCGTGGCGAGGCGGTCGACGCCCGCTCCGACGTGTACGCCGGCGGCTGCGTGCTGTTCGAGCTGCTCTGCGGCCACCCGCCGTTCGTCGGGGACAGCCCGGTCAGCGTGGCGTACCAGCACGTGCGGGAGGCCCCGCCGACGCCGAGCGACATCAACCCCGACGTCAACCCCGCGGTCGACGCGATCGTGCTCAAGGCGCTGTCGAAGAACCCCCTCAACCGCTACCAGAGCGCCGGCGAGATGCGGGCCGACCTGCTCCGCGCGGCGGCGGGCCGGCCGGTGCTCGCCACCCCGGTGATGCGGGAGGCCGAGACCGCGCCGATGTCGGCCGCCGGGTCGGGCTACCCGACCCAGGTCGTCGGTGGCGCGGCCACCCGGCAGCAGCCGCCCGCCCGGGTCGGCGACCCGCGCCAGCGCCGCGCCTCCTCCTGGGTGATCGCCACCTTCGCCGCGCTCGGCGTGCTCGCGATCATCGCCCTGATCACCGCCTTCCTGATGAACGGGAGCGGCACCGAGAAGATCGCCGTCCCCGACCTGACAGGGCAGACCCAGGCGGCGGCGGTGTCCCAGCTCGAACAGGCCGGCCTCGTCCCCGCCGTCGGCGACCCGATCGCCAACAGCACCTGCAAGAAGGACACCGTCGCGGCGCAGCAGCCGCCGCCGACCACCCAGCTGGAGAAGGGCCGGGGCGTCACCATCCAGATCTGCTCCGGCAAGCCGGAGGTGACGATCCCCAACGGGCTGGTCGGCTCCCAGTTCGACAACGTCGAGCCGCAGCTCAAGGCCCTCAAGCTCAAGGTGGTCAAGAAGGAGGTCAGCAGCTCCTCGCCGGAGGGGATCGTCACGAGCGTCTCCCCGAAGTCCGGCACCAAGGTCGCCGAGGAGAGCACCGTGACCCTGGAGGTCTCCCGGGGCAACGTCCGGCAGGTGCCGAACGTCGTCGGCTCCTCGGCCAACGACGCCAAGCGCGAGCTGGAGCAGGCCGGGTACGTGGTGCAGATCGTCGACGGCGACGAGGTCCCCGCCGACCAGGCCGGCAAGGTGTCCGGCCAGAACCCCCGGGGCGGCACGGAGCTGGAGCGGGGCAAGCGGGTCACCATCGAGGTCGACATCCCCGAGCCCACCCCCGACCCGACCGAGCCGACGGGCGGCCCGCCCACGCCCACGCCCACCCCGACCGAGGACGGCGGCGGCAACGGCGGCGGCTTCCCCTTCCCGACCCCGCCGGTGCGCCCCAACCAGGACTGA
- a CDS encoding DUF881 domain-containing protein: MEYTSGAASWQKVLRRAVAGLLPRRPRQRRPGWSIGVPLIAAAAGLLFTTTATTAGGTALREDRRPQLTQLIEDRRTQVAASERRAAQLRAEVEDETATLADSDGPIREQRDRAAASRQDAGFTALTGVGVTVELNDAVRRADQELPDGATNDDLVVHQQDVQAVVNALWAGGAEAMSIMNVRVLATSAVRCVGNTLLLHGRVYSPPFKIVAIGDPAALRQALAASEGVQMFKGAVNDFQLGYRETVSTVTVPAFEDSTALRSATVPR; this comes from the coding sequence CGGCGTCCCCGGCAGCGGCGGCCGGGCTGGTCGATCGGCGTGCCGCTGATCGCCGCCGCGGCCGGGCTGCTGTTCACCACCACCGCGACGACCGCCGGCGGCACCGCGCTGCGTGAGGACCGCCGGCCCCAGCTCACCCAGCTCATCGAGGACCGCCGCACGCAGGTCGCCGCCAGCGAGCGCCGGGCCGCCCAGCTCCGGGCCGAGGTCGAGGACGAGACGGCCACCCTGGCCGATTCCGACGGCCCGATCAGGGAGCAGCGGGACCGCGCCGCCGCCAGCCGGCAGGACGCCGGGTTCACCGCGCTCACCGGCGTGGGCGTCACGGTCGAGCTGAACGACGCCGTCCGGCGGGCGGACCAGGAGCTGCCCGACGGGGCCACCAACGACGACCTGGTCGTCCACCAGCAGGACGTGCAGGCCGTCGTGAACGCGCTCTGGGCCGGCGGCGCGGAGGCGATGTCAATCATGAACGTCCGCGTCCTCGCCACCAGCGCGGTACGCTGCGTAGGTAACACCCTGCTGCTCCATGGGCGGGTGTACTCCCCTCCATTCAAGATCGTTGCAATCGGCGACCCCGCTGCGCTCCGGCAGGCCCTCGCCGCGTCTGAGGGAGTGCAGATGTTCAAGGGCGCGGTCAACGACTTCCAGCTGGGCTACCGGGAGACCGTCTCGACGGTCACGGTGCCGGCGTTCGAGGACTCGACAGCCCTACGCTCGGCGACGGTGCCCCGGTGA
- a CDS encoding class E sortase, with the protein MTRRPDDGWDGRHQDRQEEDTAFLPRLDRAGPADPGAAIRHQAAPGPATPGPATPGPATADPAGPVRAERPGPTGPWPTPVLTPRPATPHAHRPTPHAHQPATADRVPTEAAPPLAGPRTAQERPAPAADPGHAPDWFASTPQRPASGPPAPAPPPMGTPPQATPARPPVDVPARRPAEFGPPPRPAHDADGPTAFLPPVEARAADRSGAPRGAGFPGTVPPDAVHRTPADRRPGPVPTATGHPGTPPTGHRPGVPPTGPADRPGPVSPAPVPPGAGRPVPPGGGTGHPADPAATAVIPAVPPRPPAPDATALMGAVPRLPDSGDEAATGAEPAEPPRPRRGERVVQLRAEQTDEGYKSVYSDLTRPTFWSRLRTGVRFTGELLITFGLVVLLFAGYEVWGKSAIVDAHQNDLSNQLAQAWGPTGDPTVAPSASASTKAKPPAHGKPLAGLYIPKLDKNWVVVEGVTQQDIRYAPGHYPDSAMPGEVGNFSVAGHRNRATFWRLDELDPGDAIVVEGKTEWYVYQVYKSRIVKPNQVEVVAPVPMEPDAKPTKKVLTLTTCNPKFDNYQRLIVHAELTRTQPKSAGRPAELGG; encoded by the coding sequence GTGACCCGGAGGCCGGACGACGGCTGGGACGGCCGGCACCAGGACCGGCAGGAGGAGGACACCGCCTTCCTCCCCAGGCTCGACCGTGCCGGTCCGGCCGACCCGGGCGCCGCCATCCGTCACCAGGCCGCCCCCGGCCCGGCGACCCCCGGCCCGGCGACCCCCGGCCCGGCGACCGCCGATCCTGCGGGCCCGGTCCGCGCGGAGCGGCCCGGCCCGACCGGCCCCTGGCCCACCCCGGTGCTGACGCCCCGCCCGGCGACGCCCCACGCCCACCGGCCGACGCCTCACGCCCACCAGCCGGCGACGGCCGACCGGGTGCCCACCGAGGCGGCTCCGCCCCTGGCCGGGCCCCGCACCGCCCAGGAGCGGCCCGCGCCGGCAGCGGACCCCGGGCACGCCCCCGACTGGTTCGCCAGCACCCCGCAACGACCCGCGTCCGGGCCACCGGCCCCGGCACCTCCCCCGATGGGCACGCCCCCGCAGGCCACGCCCGCCCGGCCACCCGTGGACGTCCCGGCCCGCCGGCCGGCCGAGTTCGGGCCGCCACCCCGCCCGGCGCACGACGCCGACGGTCCGACGGCCTTCCTCCCCCCCGTCGAGGCACGCGCCGCCGACCGGTCCGGGGCACCCCGTGGGGCCGGCTTCCCGGGCACCGTGCCGCCCGACGCGGTCCACCGCACCCCTGCCGACCGTCGCCCCGGCCCGGTGCCGACCGCCACGGGCCACCCCGGCACCCCGCCCACGGGCCACCGCCCCGGCGTTCCGCCGACCGGCCCGGCCGACCGGCCCGGCCCGGTGTCGCCCGCTCCGGTGCCCCCCGGCGCGGGGCGTCCGGTCCCGCCGGGCGGCGGCACCGGTCACCCCGCCGACCCGGCGGCCACCGCCGTCATCCCGGCCGTGCCCCCTCGGCCTCCGGCCCCCGACGCGACCGCGCTGATGGGCGCGGTGCCGCGCCTGCCCGACAGCGGCGACGAGGCCGCCACCGGCGCGGAGCCGGCCGAGCCGCCCCGCCCACGCCGGGGCGAGCGGGTGGTCCAGCTCCGGGCCGAGCAGACCGACGAGGGCTACAAGAGCGTCTACTCCGACCTGACCCGGCCGACGTTCTGGAGCCGGCTGCGCACCGGGGTCCGGTTCACCGGCGAGCTGCTGATCACCTTCGGCCTGGTGGTGCTCCTCTTCGCCGGCTACGAGGTGTGGGGCAAGTCGGCCATCGTCGACGCCCACCAGAACGACCTCAGCAACCAGCTCGCCCAGGCGTGGGGCCCCACCGGCGATCCGACCGTGGCGCCCAGCGCCAGCGCGTCGACGAAGGCCAAGCCGCCGGCACACGGCAAGCCGCTCGCCGGGCTCTACATCCCGAAGCTCGACAAGAACTGGGTCGTGGTCGAGGGGGTCACCCAGCAGGACATCCGGTATGCCCCGGGCCACTACCCGGACAGCGCGATGCCCGGCGAGGTGGGCAACTTCTCCGTCGCCGGCCACCGCAACCGGGCGACCTTCTGGCGGCTCGACGAGCTCGACCCCGGCGACGCGATCGTCGTCGAGGGCAAGACCGAGTGGTACGTCTACCAGGTCTACAAGTCGCGCATCGTCAAGCCCAACCAGGTCGAGGTCGTCGCCCCGGTGCCGATGGAGCCGGACGCGAAGCCGACGAAGAAGGTGCTCACCCTGACCACCTGCAATCCGAAGTTCGACAACTACCAGCGCCTGATCGTGCACGCCGAGCTGACCCGTACGCAGCCCAAGTCGGCGGGCCGACCGGCGGAGCTGGGGGGCTGA
- a CDS encoding peptidoglycan D,D-transpeptidase FtsI family protein, whose product MNAPLRRVGVVAMVLFGLLFANLNWIQAYKADEYRNSDYNGRVQVAEYERKRGNIEAGGTALATSKETGGKLRFLRTYPGGEKYAHVLGYKPVNLGDTGIERVENDFLAGTSDALIANRIKDMFTGDETGGGNVLLTLSKRAQDAAFNGLSNNQVGAKKGAAIAFDPRTGAVQALVSMPSFDPNPLASHDTDEATAAYNKLEGAEGGPLKNRALSEVLPPGSTFKIVVAAAALENGIGKNTQIPAGPSYTPPTSGTPIRNAVPSICPESEVTLISAVTESCNTGFAKLGVELGADTVKEKARQFGFEQDDLTVGQLGEDGLPVAASRTGAMQGPDGSTDPAALAQSSIGQRDVKMTPLQGALIAGAVANGGSQMRPYLVRQLLAPDRTTSYYTAKPRELRQPVSGQVSSDLRDMMVSVVENGTGRNAKFNGYTVGGKTGTAQSGPQTPDHGWFIGFALDSKGTPVSAVCVVLEEAGSGGSAEAARIAGKIMQAAAADSGGR is encoded by the coding sequence GTGAACGCACCCCTGCGCCGCGTCGGTGTCGTCGCGATGGTCCTGTTCGGTCTGCTCTTCGCGAACCTGAACTGGATCCAGGCCTACAAGGCCGACGAATACCGCAACAGCGACTACAACGGCCGGGTCCAGGTGGCCGAGTACGAGCGCAAGCGCGGCAACATCGAGGCCGGCGGCACGGCGCTCGCCACCAGCAAGGAGACCGGCGGCAAGCTGCGGTTCCTGCGCACCTACCCCGGCGGGGAGAAATACGCGCACGTCCTCGGCTACAAGCCGGTCAACCTCGGCGACACCGGCATCGAGCGGGTCGAGAACGACTTCCTCGCCGGCACCAGCGACGCGCTGATCGCCAACCGGATCAAGGACATGTTCACCGGCGACGAGACCGGCGGCGGCAACGTGCTGCTGACCCTCTCCAAGCGGGCCCAGGACGCCGCGTTCAACGGGCTGTCCAACAACCAGGTCGGGGCGAAGAAGGGCGCGGCGATCGCGTTCGACCCGCGTACCGGGGCGGTGCAGGCGCTGGTCTCCATGCCCAGCTTCGACCCGAACCCGCTGGCCAGCCACGACACGGACGAGGCGACGGCGGCGTACAACAAGCTGGAGGGCGCGGAGGGCGGCCCGCTGAAGAACCGGGCGCTGTCGGAGGTGCTGCCCCCGGGCTCCACCTTCAAGATCGTGGTGGCCGCCGCCGCGCTGGAGAACGGCATCGGCAAGAACACCCAGATCCCGGCGGGCCCCAGCTACACCCCGCCGACGTCGGGCACCCCGATCCGCAACGCGGTGCCGTCGATCTGCCCCGAGTCCGAGGTGACCCTGATCAGCGCGGTCACCGAGTCCTGCAACACGGGCTTCGCCAAGCTCGGCGTGGAGCTCGGCGCGGACACGGTGAAGGAGAAGGCCCGGCAGTTCGGCTTCGAGCAGGACGACCTGACCGTCGGCCAGCTCGGCGAGGACGGGCTGCCGGTGGCGGCCAGCCGCACCGGGGCCATGCAGGGCCCCGACGGCAGCACCGACCCGGCCGCGCTGGCCCAGTCCTCCATCGGCCAGCGCGACGTCAAGATGACCCCGCTCCAGGGGGCCCTGATCGCCGGGGCGGTCGCCAACGGCGGCAGCCAGATGCGGCCCTACCTGGTGCGGCAGCTCCTCGCGCCGGACCGCACCACCAGCTACTACACGGCCAAGCCGCGCGAGCTGCGCCAGCCGGTCAGCGGGCAGGTCTCGTCGGACCTGCGCGACATGATGGTGAGCGTGGTGGAGAACGGCACCGGCCGCAACGCGAAGTTCAACGGCTACACCGTCGGCGGCAAGACCGGCACGGCCCAGTCGGGCCCGCAGACCCCCGACCACGGCTGGTTCATCGGCTTCGCCCTGGATTCGAAGGGCACCCCGGTCTCCGCCGTGTGTGTGGTGCTGGAGGAGGCGGGCAGCGGCGGCAGCGCCGAGGCGGCCCGGATCGCCGGCAAGATCATGCAGGCGGCGGCCGCCGACTCCGGGGGGCGCTGA
- a CDS encoding aminodeoxychorismate/anthranilate synthase component II, with amino-acid sequence MRVLVIDNYDSFVFNLVQYLGQLGVDCEVRRNDEIDVADVGRVGAAGVLLSPGPGSPDRAGICLDVIRRYAGKLPIFGVCLGHQAIGEAFGATVTRAPELLHGKTSEVSHHGVGVLAGLPDPFTATRYHSLAVLPETLPEELEVTGWTGSGVVMAMRHRTLPIEGVQFHPESVLTEGGHLMLANWLAACGHPAALERAPALAAEVDARRRAAFAPV; translated from the coding sequence ATGCGCGTCCTGGTGATCGACAACTACGACTCGTTCGTATTCAACCTGGTGCAGTACCTCGGTCAGCTCGGGGTGGACTGCGAGGTGCGGCGCAACGACGAGATCGACGTCGCGGACGTGGGACGGGTCGGCGCGGCCGGCGTCCTGCTCTCTCCGGGGCCGGGCAGCCCCGACCGCGCCGGCATCTGCCTCGACGTCATCCGCCGGTACGCGGGCAAGCTGCCGATCTTCGGCGTCTGCCTGGGCCACCAGGCCATCGGCGAGGCGTTCGGGGCCACCGTGACCCGCGCCCCCGAGCTGCTGCACGGCAAGACCTCCGAGGTCAGCCACCACGGCGTCGGGGTGCTCGCCGGTCTGCCGGACCCGTTCACGGCCACCCGCTACCACTCCCTCGCCGTGCTGCCCGAGACCCTGCCCGAGGAGCTGGAGGTCACCGGCTGGACGGGCTCCGGGGTGGTCATGGCGATGCGGCACCGCACCCTGCCGATCGAGGGCGTCCAGTTCCACCCGGAGTCGGTGCTGACCGAGGGCGGTCACCTGATGCTGGCGAACTGGCTCGCCGCCTGTGGCCACCCGGCGGCGCTGGAACGCGCCCCCGCGCTGGCCGCCGAGGTGGACGCGCGCCGCCGGGCCGCCTTCGCCCCGGTGTGA
- a CDS encoding serine/threonine-protein kinase, whose product MLSPGVQLGNRYRLDERIASGGMGDVWRGTDQVLGRTVAVKSLLPALLDDPDFAERFRGEARTMATINHPGVVDVYDFGHDQQIAFLVMEYIEGDALSSTLGRVGRLTPARTMALLAQAADALHAAHCKGIVHRDVKPGNLLVRPNGTLVLTDFGIARSELVAQLTAAGSVLGTASYISPEQATGAVATPASDVYALGVVAYQCLAGRRPFEGDNPLEIAMKHVRDTPRPLPADIPPPVRVIVERAMAKDPAARWPSAAALAGVARQAKLALGQQSRGGGHVGQVSAAPASPAGPQARAQVPPASRQQPRPPAVAQRPVPTSGPPQQRPVPASAPPQQRPPVAAPRPPVTHQPPVTHQPRPPVVHQPPHPPVANPPAYPRGAATVPPPVPVRQANPLAYARPPGPPPAPPQQSRSGAVWLFILVATLVLLCSGVISYNLRKNAAAGEPGGSGARVVASGAVQAGGRDDPSGTPYRRVERPLLPGGGETTTSEGRQTR is encoded by the coding sequence ATGCTCAGCCCCGGGGTCCAGCTCGGCAACCGCTACCGACTCGACGAGCGGATCGCCAGCGGCGGCATGGGCGACGTGTGGCGCGGCACCGACCAGGTGCTCGGCCGCACCGTCGCCGTGAAGAGCCTGCTCCCGGCGCTGCTCGACGACCCCGACTTCGCCGAGCGCTTCCGCGGCGAGGCCCGCACCATGGCCACGATCAACCACCCCGGCGTGGTCGACGTCTACGACTTCGGCCACGACCAGCAGATCGCCTTCCTGGTGATGGAGTACATCGAGGGCGATGCGCTCTCCTCGACGCTGGGGCGGGTCGGCCGGCTCACCCCGGCGCGCACCATGGCCCTGCTCGCCCAGGCCGCCGACGCGCTGCACGCGGCGCACTGCAAGGGCATCGTGCACCGCGACGTGAAGCCCGGAAACCTGCTGGTCCGGCCCAACGGCACCCTCGTGCTGACCGACTTCGGCATCGCCCGGTCGGAGCTGGTCGCCCAGCTCACCGCCGCCGGCTCGGTGCTCGGCACCGCCTCCTACATCTCCCCCGAGCAGGCCACCGGCGCGGTGGCCACGCCCGCCTCCGACGTCTACGCCCTGGGCGTGGTCGCCTACCAGTGCCTCGCCGGGCGGCGGCCGTTCGAGGGCGACAACCCGCTGGAGATCGCCATGAAGCACGTCCGGGACACCCCCCGGCCGTTGCCGGCGGACATCCCGCCCCCGGTCCGGGTGATCGTCGAGCGGGCCATGGCGAAGGACCCGGCCGCCCGCTGGCCCAGCGCCGCCGCGCTCGCCGGGGTGGCCCGGCAGGCGAAGCTCGCGCTCGGGCAGCAGTCCCGGGGCGGCGGCCACGTCGGGCAGGTCTCCGCCGCACCGGCGTCCCCGGCCGGCCCGCAGGCGCGCGCCCAGGTGCCCCCCGCCTCCCGGCAGCAGCCCCGGCCGCCCGCGGTGGCGCAGCGCCCGGTGCCGACCTCCGGCCCGCCGCAGCAGCGTCCGGTCCCGGCGTCGGCCCCGCCGCAGCAGCGGCCCCCCGTGGCGGCGCCCCGACCCCCGGTCACCCACCAGCCCCCGGTGACCCACCAGCCCCGCCCGCCGGTGGTGCACCAGCCGCCCCACCCGCCGGTGGCCAACCCGCCGGCCTACCCGCGCGGCGCGGCCACCGTGCCGCCGCCGGTCCCGGTCCGCCAGGCCAACCCCCTCGCGTACGCCCGCCCGCCCGGCCCGCCCCCGGCCCCGCCGCAGCAGTCCAGGTCAGGAGCGGTCTGGCTGTTCATCCTGGTGGCCACACTGGTCCTGCTCTGCTCCGGCGTGATTTCCTACAACCTGCGGAAGAACGCGGCGGCCGGGGAGCCCGGCGGGTCCGGCGCCCGGGTCGTGGCGTCCGGCGCGGTGCAGGCCGGTGGGCGCGACGATCCGTCCGGGACGCCGTACCGTCGGGTGGAACGACCACTCCTGCCGGGCGGCGGCGAGACGACGACGAGCGAAGGACGACAGACGCGATGA